Proteins from a single region of Pseudomonas sp. 10S4:
- a CDS encoding LysR substrate-binding domain-containing protein: MLIDEELTLKKLEVFLAFMRTGNLARAAAELQTSNVSVHRAIHSLESALRCPLFKHEGRNLTPLESAYVLEERAQKLIQDVVETVRLTREAAGFSAERFKLGSLYSLTVKTVPQLIMGLKIRRSELNIDLILGSNIDLLYKLKNMEVDAILVSLDDSVNDPDCEQIQLFSDDIFLATPADSKFAQRTEVDLAEVRDETFITLTQGFATHQDGIRVFKQAGFEPKVAMQVNDIFTLLSMVSSGVGYALLPGRIAAVYENRVKLIPLQEKYRLQQHIGVVFLKAKERDPNLLALLAECRMYANRQA, from the coding sequence ATGCTGATCGACGAAGAGTTGACCCTGAAAAAGCTCGAGGTGTTCCTCGCCTTCATGCGCACCGGCAACCTGGCCCGGGCCGCCGCCGAGTTGCAGACCAGCAACGTGAGCGTGCACCGGGCGATTCACTCGCTGGAAAGCGCCCTGCGCTGCCCGCTGTTCAAGCATGAAGGTCGCAACCTGACGCCACTGGAAAGCGCCTACGTGCTGGAAGAGCGGGCACAGAAGTTGATTCAGGACGTGGTCGAAACAGTACGCCTGACCCGCGAAGCCGCCGGATTTTCGGCTGAGCGCTTCAAACTTGGCTCGCTGTATTCACTGACGGTGAAGACCGTGCCGCAGCTGATCATGGGCCTGAAGATCCGCCGCAGCGAACTCAACATCGACTTGATCCTCGGCTCCAACATCGACCTGTTGTACAAGCTCAAGAACATGGAAGTCGACGCGATCCTGGTGTCCTTGGACGACAGCGTCAACGACCCGGACTGCGAGCAAATCCAACTGTTCTCCGACGACATCTTCCTCGCTACCCCGGCGGATTCGAAATTCGCCCAACGGACGGAAGTCGACCTCGCGGAAGTGCGCGACGAAACCTTCATCACCCTGACCCAGGGCTTCGCCACGCACCAGGACGGGATTCGCGTGTTCAAGCAGGCGGGGTTCGAGCCGAAAGTGGCGATGCAGGTCAACGACATCTTCACCCTGCTGAGCATGGTCAGCTCGGGGGTGGGTTATGCGTTGCTGCCAGGAAGGATTGCGGCGGTGTATGAGAACCGGGTGAAGCTGATTCCATTGCAGGAAAAGTACCGGTTGCAGCAGCACATTGGCGTGGTGTTCTTGAAGGCCAAGGAACGCGATCCGAATTTGCTGGCGCTGTTAGCCGAGTGTCGGATGTATGCCAATCGCCAGGCTTGA
- the madM gene encoding malonate transporter subunit MadM: MWELIDKGLTNNSLVTAFAFVGIIMWVSVVVSKRLTFGRIHGSAIAIVIGLVLAWVGGTMTGGQKGLADLSLFSGIGLMGGAMLRDFAIVATAFEVQATEAKKAGLIGAVALLLGTILPFIVGASIAWAFGYRDAISMTTIGAGAVTYIVGPVTGAAIGASSDVVALSIATGLIKAILVMVGTPMAAKWMGLDNPRSAMVFGGLAGTVSGVTAGLAATDRRLVPYGALTATFHTGLGCLLGPSLLYFIVRGIMG; the protein is encoded by the coding sequence ATGTGGGAACTCATTGATAAAGGCCTGACCAATAACAGCCTGGTGACCGCGTTCGCTTTCGTCGGCATCATCATGTGGGTGTCGGTGGTGGTGTCCAAACGCCTGACGTTCGGACGGATTCACGGCTCGGCGATTGCCATCGTCATCGGCCTGGTACTGGCCTGGGTCGGCGGCACCATGACCGGCGGGCAAAAAGGCCTGGCGGATCTGTCGTTGTTCTCCGGCATCGGTTTGATGGGCGGCGCGATGCTGCGGGACTTTGCCATCGTTGCCACGGCGTTTGAAGTGCAGGCCACCGAAGCGAAAAAGGCCGGGTTGATCGGCGCGGTTGCGCTGCTGCTAGGCACGATCCTGCCGTTCATTGTCGGGGCGAGCATCGCCTGGGCGTTCGGCTATCGCGATGCGATCAGCATGACCACCATCGGCGCGGGCGCGGTGACGTACATCGTCGGGCCAGTGACCGGGGCGGCGATTGGGGCGAGTTCGGATGTGGTGGCGTTGTCGATTGCCACCGGGCTGATCAAGGCGATTCTGGTGATGGTCGGCACGCCGATGGCAGCCAAGTGGATGGGGCTGGATAACCCGCGTTCGGCGATGGTGTTTGGCGGGTTGGCCGGGACGGTCAGCGGTGTCACGGCCGGGCTGGCGGCGACGGATCGGCGGTTGGTGCCTTACGGCGCGTTGACCGCGACGTTCCACACCGGGCTTGGGTGCTTGCTGGGGCCTTCGTTGTTGTACTTCATTGTTCGCGGGATTATGGGTTAA
- the madL gene encoding malonate transporter subunit MadL, whose product MIIYGVALLAICTLAGVILGDALGVLLGVKSNVGGVGIAMILLICARLWMQKRGGMTKDCEMGVGFWGAMYIPVVVAMAAQQNVVTALHGGPVAVLAAIGSVVVCGCTIALISRTHKGEPLPDEPAEVTPVGTPVGGR is encoded by the coding sequence ATGATTATTTACGGTGTGGCGCTGCTGGCGATTTGTACGCTGGCAGGGGTGATACTGGGGGATGCGCTTGGCGTGTTATTGGGCGTCAAGTCCAACGTCGGCGGGGTCGGGATCGCGATGATCCTGTTGATCTGCGCGCGGTTGTGGATGCAAAAACGCGGCGGCATGACCAAGGACTGCGAGATGGGCGTCGGCTTCTGGGGCGCGATGTACATTCCGGTGGTGGTGGCGATGGCCGCGCAACAGAACGTCGTGACCGCGCTGCACGGCGGTCCGGTGGCGGTGCTGGCGGCTATTGGTTCGGTGGTGGTCTGCGGCTGCACCATTGCCCTGATCAGCAGGACCCATAAAGGTGAACCCTTGCCCGATGAACCGGCGGAAGTCACGCCGGTTGGCACGCCCGTAGGAGGCCGCTGA